A window of Pseudomonas monteilii contains these coding sequences:
- a CDS encoding hypothetical protein (YhbH; resting ribosome-binding protein involved in ribosome stabilization and preservation in stationary phase; binds specifically 100S ribosomes (an inactive ribosome product of a 70S ribosome dimerization); seems to be involved in modulation of the sigma(54) (RpoN) activity for quorum sensing): MQVNISGHHVEVTQPLRDYLDQKLKRLEGHFDKITNVQVIMKVEKLQQKVEATLQIPGGEVVANAEHEDMYAAIDALADKLDRQLKKHKEKQQSLLQGAAAR; the protein is encoded by the coding sequence ATGCAAGTCAACATCAGTGGACACCATGTCGAAGTCACTCAGCCGCTTCGCGACTACCTCGACCAGAAGCTCAAGCGTCTGGAGGGTCATTTCGACAAGATCACCAACGTGCAGGTCATCATGAAGGTCGAAAAGCTTCAGCAGAAAGTCGAAGCGACCTTGCAGATTCCTGGCGGTGAAGTGGTCGCCAATGCCGAGCACGAAGACATGTATGCAGCCATCGACGCCCTGGCCGACAAGCTCGACCGCCAACTGAAAAAACACAAGGAAAAACAGCAGAGTCTGCTGCAAGGCGCCGCAGCTCGCTGA